The sequence TCGTCCTCGGTCCAGCCCTTGGCGTGGATGCCGGTGTCGACCACCAGGCGGATGGCGCGCCACATCTCGCTCTGCAGCCGGCCGAAGTCCGAATAGGGGTCTTCATAGCCGCCCATCTCCTTGGCCAGCGCCTCGGCATAGAGGCCCCAGCCTTCGCCGAAGGCCGAGATGAAGCCGCCCTGCGAGCGGAAGCGCGGGATGCCTTCCAGCTCCTGCGCGATCGAGACCTGCATGTGGTGGCCGGGATTGCCCTCGTGATAGGCGATGGCCTCCAGCGGCGGGATCGGCATGGCCGTCATGTCCGACAGGTGGGCATAGTAGATGCCGGGGCGCGAGCCGTCGGGCGTACCCGCGCGATAGTGCTGCGCGGCACCGTCCTGTTCGCGGAAGGGTTCCACGCGGCGCACTTCGAGCGCGGCCTTGGGCAGCGTGCCGAAGAACTCCGGCAGGCGGGCAGTCAGCGCGTCGATATGCTGCGTGGCGGCGTCGATGTACATCTGCGCGCCAGCCTCGTTGTCCGGGAAGAAGAACTGCGGGTCGGTGCGGGTGAAGACGAAGAATTCCTGCAACGTCCCGTCGAAGCCGACCTCTTCCATGATCGCTTCCATCTCGCCGCGAATGCGCGCGACTTCGGAGAGGCCCAGCTCGTGGATCTCGTCAGCGGTCAGCTCGGTGGTGGTCATGGCGTTGAGCTGGTGGGCGTAGAACGCCTCGCCACCCGGCAGCGTGGTGACGCCCTGCGCAACCTCGTCGGTGTTCGGGCGGTCCTCGGTGAACCAGTCGATCACCCGCTGGTAGCCCGGCGCCATCTGTTCGGTCAGCGCGATACGGGCATCCTCGCGCAGCTCGTCGGCGCGCTCCTGGGTGATGGTGCCGTCTTCCACCAGTCGGGCAAGGTGGCCTTCGGTGCCCGCCCACAGCGCGGAAGCTTCACCGTCGTCGAACGGCGCGCCGGTGATCAGGCTCTGCGATTCGGAGATAACGGCATCGTAGGAGAAGCGCGGCGGGCGTACGCCGCCTTCGGCATTGGCCTGCGCCCGGGCCAGCAGCTGGTCCATCGCCGTGCCCAGCGCGCCGAGACGGGCGATGAAGGCGACCATGTCGCTTTCGCTCTCCACCGTGTGCTGGCTCAGCAGGAAGCTGGGCAGGCCGGTGTGCGTGCCGTTCATCTGGTGCAGGATGTACTGCTGACCAAGGAACTCGCCGGCGCGTGCGGCCATGTCGGCGCGGTACTTGAACATGTCGTAGGAGAGCTTCGCCTCGTCCGACAGCTCGTCATAGTCGAAGTTGGCTTCCATCTCGGCGGCGGCGTCCTGCCACCAGGCGATCTGTTCCTCGGCTGCCTCGACGCTGAAGTCGTCGAGCTTGTCGTAGTCGGTCTTGATGCCGAGCTGCGTCTGCCGGATCGGGCTGAAGGCCAGTTGTTCCTCGAACTTGTCGTCGAACCAGGCGTTGATGCACTCGGTCTGTGTCTCGGTGCATTCGATGGTGGCGGTGTCGGAGAAGAGAGCGTCGCAGCCTGTCAGCGCGACCGATGCCAGCAAGAGCACGGCATAGCGTTTCATATCGAGTGATTCCCTGAAGCTGTATTGGTCCTGTGCGGACCATGGCCGCGCGCCGCGCAAAAGAAAAGGGCCGGAGGATTGCTCCTCCGGCCCCATTCGTGAGCCTTGGCTGGCGCGGGCTTAAAAGCCCATGCCGCCCATGCCGCCCATGCCGCCCATGTCGGGCATGGCCGGGGCCGGCTTATCTTCCGGGATTTCGCTGATCGCCGCTTCGGTGGTGATCAGCAGTGCGGCGACCGATGCGGCGTCCTGCAGGGCAGTGCGCACGACCTTGGTCGGGTCGATCACGCCGGCAGCCACCAGGTCTTCGTAGACGTCGGTAGCGGCGTTGAAGCCCAGCTTCTCGTCGCCACCTTCCAGCAGCTTGCCGGAGATCACGGCGCCGTCGTGACCGGCGTTTTCGGCGATCTGGCGGACCGGAGCCTGCAGCGCACGACGGACGATGTCGATGCCGCGGGTCTGGTCGTCATTGGCGCCGGTGACGCCTTCCAGGGCCTTGGTGGCGTAGAGCAGCGCGGTACCGCCGCCCGGGACGATGCCTTCTTCCACCGCAGCACGGGTGGCGTGCAGGGCGTCGTCGACGCGGTCCTTGCGTTCCTTCACCTCGACTTCGGTGGCACCGCCGACCTTGATCACGGCAACACCGCCGGCCAGCTTGGCCAGGCGTTCCTGCAGCTTCTCACGGTCGTAGTCCGACGTGGTGGTTTCGATCTGGGCACGGATCTGCTCGACGCGGGCCTTGATCGCTTCGGCATCACCGGCACCGTCGACGATGGTGGTGTTGTCCTTGTCGATGGTGACGGTCTTGGCTTCACCCAGCATGCTGAGGCCGACGTTCTCGAGCTTGATGCCGAGATCTTCGGAGATCATCTCGCCGTTGGTGAGGATCGAGATGTCCTGCAGCATGGCCTTGCGGCGATCGCCGAAGCCCGGTGCCTTCA is a genomic window of Aurantiacibacter sp. MUD11 containing:
- a CDS encoding DUF885 domain-containing protein — encoded protein: MKRYAVLLLASVALTGCDALFSDTATIECTETQTECINAWFDDKFEEQLAFSPIRQTQLGIKTDYDKLDDFSVEAAEEQIAWWQDAAAEMEANFDYDELSDEAKLSYDMFKYRADMAARAGEFLGQQYILHQMNGTHTGLPSFLLSQHTVESESDMVAFIARLGALGTAMDQLLARAQANAEGGVRPPRFSYDAVISESQSLITGAPFDDGEASALWAGTEGHLARLVEDGTITQERADELREDARIALTEQMAPGYQRVIDWFTEDRPNTDEVAQGVTTLPGGEAFYAHQLNAMTTTELTADEIHELGLSEVARIRGEMEAIMEEVGFDGTLQEFFVFTRTDPQFFFPDNEAGAQMYIDAATQHIDALTARLPEFFGTLPKAALEVRRVEPFREQDGAAQHYRAGTPDGSRPGIYYAHLSDMTAMPIPPLEAIAYHEGNPGHHMQVSIAQELEGIPRFRSQGGFISAFGEGWGLYAEALAKEMGGYEDPYSDFGRLQSEMWRAIRLVVDTGIHAKGWTEDEAVAYCLENSPNPETVARSEVRRYFVLPGQATSYKIGMIRIQELRAHAEEVLGEDFDIRGFHDTVLGGGAVPLSILEQRVDNWIASVQAT